A region from the Gemmatimonadota bacterium genome encodes:
- a CDS encoding diguanylate cyclase yields MTSDRTLVYYSPSGGAPPELISTFASERNLEVDRPASAADVLALVNRAVPACLVLDARNGGGGESARLAAELKNDPFTSLVPIVVVYEGGARVRFPEGLQAGADEVITDVEEVAENRLRLNLVLQRAARDVNVHPTTRLPGTVQIERDLAERMASGQMFAVCYADLDHFKEFNDRYGYASGDRVILLVSRILRDLVRVLAPGGFVGHIGGDDFIFNVPLEYLEPCCDDILQVFDELIPYQYTEEDRQAGYFLGKDRRGSIHRIPLMTLSIGVVTNQFRRFTHTAEVSSLAGEMKTYAKSLPGSVYVVDRRQSVVGPGRGRAV; encoded by the coding sequence ATGACCTCCGACCGGACGTTGGTCTACTACTCGCCATCTGGCGGAGCGCCGCCCGAGCTCATTTCGACCTTTGCGTCGGAGCGCAATCTGGAGGTCGATCGTCCGGCCAGTGCAGCGGACGTGTTGGCCCTCGTGAACCGCGCGGTTCCGGCCTGCCTCGTTCTCGACGCGCGCAACGGCGGGGGCGGCGAGAGTGCGCGCTTGGCCGCGGAGCTCAAGAACGACCCCTTCACATCGCTCGTCCCCATCGTGGTCGTCTACGAAGGGGGAGCACGCGTCCGTTTCCCCGAAGGTCTACAGGCCGGGGCGGACGAGGTCATTACCGACGTCGAGGAAGTGGCCGAGAATCGACTGCGCCTCAATCTCGTGCTCCAGCGAGCCGCCCGCGACGTCAACGTCCATCCGACCACGCGCCTGCCCGGTACCGTCCAGATCGAGCGGGATCTGGCGGAGCGGATGGCATCCGGTCAGATGTTTGCCGTGTGCTACGCGGACCTGGACCACTTCAAGGAGTTCAACGACCGCTACGGCTACGCGAGCGGCGACCGCGTCATTCTGCTGGTATCCCGGATTCTACGGGATCTGGTGCGGGTGTTGGCTCCCGGTGGTTTCGTGGGCCACATCGGCGGGGACGACTTCATCTTCAACGTGCCCCTCGAATACCTCGAGCCCTGCTGCGACGACATCCTGCAGGTCTTCGACGAGCTGATCCCCTACCAATACACGGAGGAGGACCGCCAGGCCGGCTATTTCCTGGGGAAAGACCGGCGGGGCTCCATCCACCGCATTCCTCTCATGACCCTCTCCATCGGGGTGGTCACCAATCAGTTCCGGCGGTTCACCCACACCGCCGAGGTGAGTTCGTTGGCTGGAGAGATGAAGACCTATGCCAAATCCCTCCCTGGCTCGGTTTATGTAGTCGATCGTCGCCAGAGTGTGGTCGGTCCGGGGCGAGGCCGCGCCGTCTGA